The Spinacia oleracea cultivar Varoflay chromosome 2, BTI_SOV_V1, whole genome shotgun sequence DNA segment GTGGGGCTGAACATGGTGAGAGCTTGCCGCCTGTTTGTTTATATGAGTACCGTGAACCCCGCATAAAGGAAGTCTAGATTATTCATGCTTGAAAGAATGCACCAAACACATTGTCATGCATTATCCAATTACTCCATACACCCAAAAAATACGATTATTGATTTACAATCCCATCTACAGTAGACAAGgagtatttcattttttttttttttttgaaatgtaAAGAGAATAATACATTAGGAGCTCCTCTGCTCAAGGGCGACATTTAAGTAGTCATTAGAAAAAATAGAATATAACTGAAGGCTATTACGCGATTGAACATACATATTATCACTAACTAAATGCCCGACGTTAGCAATTCAACCAACTGCTCAGTTTGCTTCTCTGAAGATGTGGTTGATTTCCCAAAATTCAAAGGATTGGAGAAGATATTTGATAAATAATTCAGTTTACACAAGTGTACATATATTTCGGTACACTTGTATTTGTGTATAGTAAGAATTTGTACACACCCTTTCGGGAGAAATGAAAAAGAAGTAGGTTATTCACTTATTCTACTCTAACTAATCAATTATTCACGTAATCAAATTTTGGGAGAAACTTTTAAAGGCATTCCTTGAGAAGGGAAGGGTAGAGGATCCATAACAATGGTCTCATTTGGTTGAACTAAAGACCAATCGTAACGAGTGACAACCAAATGCACGAAGATGAGAATATTGAGCTTAGCTAACTGGTAACCTGCACAAACCCTTGGACCCCCTCCAAATCCAACAAATACATAAGGTGATATCGGATCTTCAAATCTTTTCGGGTCGAATCTCATTGGATCTTTAAAATACTCCTCACTGAAATGTGTCCCGTAAGCTGTCCATAGTACCTGCGCCATTAAAGGGAGAACTTAATTAGTGTAGTTGgagctttatttatttattttaaattcacTCATAAATGTATGATTCTATATATACATTTTGAGAATAATAAGAATTTCATTATTTATGCAGTTTAAGAATGAAAtgggttaattaattaataatcggTAAACTAGATTTTTGGGTAATTTacattatttaaaattttattttttgtactacTTTACTTATGATTTATAAGAAATTTCGTAATCAAATGTGTTTTTACTTATCAAAAGAAAGTGCGacattatatttttatatatttttctctGTTAATTCAACGGTTTTATGTTTGATCCAAATAATTTTCTAAACAAGATACAGAGAATatgattttattaataaatgaataaaaattaagaaaaattttGTTATCATAATTTGTTACTCACATACAGAAATTTGGACATTAAATAAGAACTACTTTTGACTTTTTTAAGTTCGAGGATTGACAAAAACATTGGTTTTTATAAGACACAATAAACAACGATGGTGCGTGATATGACATGGCGCTACTACTTGCCAACTCATCACGACATATGAAGAGATGACATGAATATAGAAGATACAAAATTGTTAAAATTATTGTAGAGATAGTCAACGTGGTAGCTCTACAATAATGTTGGCAAATAATGCTCTTCCATGACAAACAAGGTTAGTTAATTTAGTTATACAACAATAATAACAGATTCTCTTTAGAGGTTCAACCGATGTTGGTTTTCAttattgagaaataatataGAGGTTTCTTAATTGAAAGAACAAACCTTCCATCCTTTAGGAATGGTGAATCCATCAAAGTTGACATCCGTAATGGCTCTTCGAAAAGACCCGAAAATCGGAGGGAAAAGGCGTATGCTTTCCCGCGCTACTTGCCATGTATAATTCATCTTTGTAACATCCTCCATTGTCAAATTTTCACCTTCCTTTGTTTTCTTGCTCCTAATCTTATTATGCTCTGCATAGTGAAGAACACATGCAACAAAGCATGTTACTAAGTTAGAAAAACAAATGTGCATAAAAGACTTAAATCGATAACCAATAACGTTGACTGAATAGGCAAACATTGACTTTTATGTGGTTCGCGTGATTAAACATGTTGTATATGATACGGTCATTCTGTCGTTGAATGAATAGGTAAATGACTTTTAATTACTTGTTTCAGGTGATTAAACATGTTGTATATGATACGGTCATTCTGTCGTTGAATGAATAGGTAAATATGACTTTTAATTACTTGTTTCAAGTGATTAAACATGTTGTATACAATTAGAGGTGACAAAATAAGTGACGACACGAGCCGAACACAAAAAAGGATATTGTCAAGGGTTTATGgcctgtttaattaaacaggtcAACACAATACGacacgtttaattaaatgggtcgaaTTAGTGTTGTGATTCTCAACACGAAACTGACACGACTTAAACCGCCTAAGAAAAAACAACTAGGGATTCAATATATTTGGTGATAAACCTTTATAATGGAATCAATTTTACTGAACAAACATGTAAACACGACACAAAATAAACGAGTTAATGTCAAAAGTTTCCAACACGATTATTAAACAGGTCAACACGACACGACACATTTATTAAACGGGTCGGTTTAACGTTGTGTTTTCCAATCCGTTTATATTTTACACGAACACAACCCGACACGACATGTTTGCCAGCTGTATAtacaatatactccctccgttccaaaatgtttgttacgtttggacttttgcacgtttattaatgtataataaagattcttttggttttttattaaaaaaataaaccaagtaaaacctcaatccactaataattacaacaaccaataagattgttttatttatcaaaatgaaccaataatggaaaagcacaaagattgctaacttaacatacttgggaaattgtaaagaaatttaatgagttgaaaaaattggaccaattaaaattaaaagttggcacaaaaaataatattataataagtttataaaaggaaagatttccccatgtaacaaacattttgaaacaacCTAAAAGGAatatgtaacaaacattttggaacggagggagtacaataaACTAGTTAGTGGGGGCATACCTTGAAGCAACAAAGAGTAGCAATGTGGATTTAGAGACAACATCTTAAAAGTCATGGCAATAGCAAAAGAGGAGGTATCATGAGCTGCAAAGATGAGCAAAACAATGTTATCAACAACTTCCACCTCTGTAATCTCACCTCGTACCATTGCTCCCACCAACCTCGACAACAACGACAACGACAACGACGATGACGACCGTGTTTGTTCCTCCATCATTTTTAACCTCTTTTCCCTGACCAATTTCAGCAACACCTTCTCAATCACCGCCCTTGCTCTCTTCGCTCTCCAAAAACTCGTTCCCGGTAAATGAACAACCGGAGAAAAAACCCCTTCTAGAACTTTCTCGAAGCACTCAAACAACACCTCGTCTTCTCCTCCCATCTCAAACAGACACTCACACGTTACTCTAAACGACAAGAATTTCGCTGTTTTATACAACGAAATGATCTTTTCATCTTGTTGATTACAGTGACCCCAATTCTTATCCAAATGACCCTTAACAACGCTACAAATCTTGGGAACCAAAGCTTCCAAACCTGTGTTTCCGAGACAAGTAGTCAAAATAGATCGAACAAGACGGTGTTGTTCCCCTGATTTCTCCATGATTGAGTTTACCCCCATTAGCTGAACTGCAGAAGCAGGCCATGAACTGACAACAAGCTTAAACTCGTTTGATAAAAAGAACCTGTTTGCCTCAGCTCCATTGACGACGATTGTAGGGCTTCCCATTATCCTCGTCTTGAAGGTTTTCCCGTGAGTTTGAATTCTTGGGGCGATGAAATCCTCGAAAAGGGTGTTCTTTTGTAGGGCTCTGTAGAAATCCAGTGTTTCTCCGATCCATGGGAAACCCATTTCGCCTGGTGGTAGCCGTTTCTCGTATGATCTGGATTTCTTTCGTtgtcgaagaagaagaagaagaaacagGAAGGAAATGCCGATCAATGCTGCTACAAGAGCACGAAGATAGTCAGCCATGTGTTGGTGCAGTGTAATGTTAGGCTAAGAAATCACCAAAATGTAatgcaaggaaataaagattGGTTTAGTTTAGTTTCAAGTTAATACAGTTTAAAATACAGCTGGataatttaataataaattaattatgagAGATTTGGAAATTATATTGATTTTTGGGAGAATCATGATCAATCACTTTGCTATTAAGAAATTCAATGAGTTGCTACTAGTTTAACAAAGATCTAACAAATTGAATCTATCAAAGCTGGACAAAATGAACACTACTGGGGGAATGTAACAAATGTTTTTTTAAAGTTCTTGATTCTAGATGGTTATTACTTGTTAGTAATGATCATAGAATAGAATTATTGACTAAAAGGGTT contains these protein-coding regions:
- the LOC110784874 gene encoding taxadiene 5-alpha hydroxylase; the encoded protein is MADYLRALVAALIGISFLFLLLLLRQRKKSRSYEKRLPPGEMGFPWIGETLDFYRALQKNTLFEDFIAPRIQTHGKTFKTRIMGSPTIVVNGAEANRFFLSNEFKLVVSSWPASAVQLMGVNSIMEKSGEQHRLVRSILTTCLGNTGLEALVPKICSVVKGHLDKNWGHCNQQDEKIISLYKTAKFLSFRVTCECLFEMGGEDEVLFECFEKVLEGVFSPVVHLPGTSFWRAKRARAVIEKVLLKLVREKRLKMMEEQTRSSSSLSLSLLSRLVGAMVRGEITEVEVVDNIVLLIFAAHDTSSFAIAMTFKMLSLNPHCYSLLLQEHNKIRSKKTKEGENLTMEDVTKMNYTWQVARESIRLFPPIFGSFRRAITDVNFDGFTIPKGWKVLWTAYGTHFSEEYFKDPMRFDPKRFEDPISPYVFVGFGGGPRVCAGYQLAKLNILIFVHLVVTRYDWSLVQPNETIVMDPLPFPSQGMPLKVSPKI